The region ATCCTCGGCTGCGACATGCTGACCGCCGGTTCGCACGATGCGATTTCCAAGATGCGTCCGGGCCGCACCCGCGCCGTCGTCAACGTGCATCAGCAACCGCCGGGGCAGTTCGCCAAGAATCCCGACTGGCAATTTCCGTTTGAAGACGTCAAGGCGCTGATCGGCGAGTCGGTCGACCAGCAGGCCGACTTCATCGACGCCACGCGCCTGGCGACGGCGCTGATGGGCGACTCGATCGCGACCAACCTGTTCATGCTGGGCTACGCCTACCAGCGTGGCGAATTGCCGCTGACAGAAGCCGCCTTGCTGCGCGCCATCGAGATGAACGGCGTCGCCGTCGAGTCCAACAAGACCAGCTTCCTGTGGGGCCGCCGCGCCGCCGTCGACCTGGCGCGCGTGGAACGCATTGCGGTGCCGGCGCAACCGGTGGTGATCCGCATGCCGGAAACGCTGGACAAGCTGATCAAGCGCCGCGTGGCTTTCCTGACCGACTATCAGGATGCGGCTTACGCGGAATCTTTCGCCGGTTTCGTCGAGCAGGTGCGCGCGAAGGAAGCCGCCTTGAATCTCGGCGACAAGCTCACCATGGCGGTGGCGCGCAATTTGTCCAAGCTGATGGCCTACAAGGACGAATACGAAGTCGCCCGCCTGTACACCGACGGCCGCTTCGTGGAACAACTGAAGCAGCAGTTCGAAGGTGACTTCTCGCTGAGCTTCAACCTGGCGCCGCCGCTGTTCTCCAAAAAAGATGCGCAAGGCCGCCTGGTCAAGGCGAAGTATGGTTCCTGGATGATGTCGGCGTTCAAATTGCTGGCGAAGTTCAAGGGACTGCGCGGCGGCGCTTTCGATGTCTTCGGCTACACCGCGGAGCGCAAGACCGAGCGCAGCCTGATCGCGGAATACCGGGCCACGGTAAGCACGCTGCTCGATGGCCTGAACGCCGACAAGCTGGCGCTGGCCGTCGAGATTGCGCAGTTACCGGAGCAGATCCGCGGCTACGGTCACGTCAAGGACAAGGCGCTGGTGCAGGTGCGCGGCAAGCAGGATGAATTGCTGGCGCAGTATGCCGCTGTCGCTGCAACGCCGGTTTCCGGCCTAGTGCAAAAGATCAACGTCGCGACCATCGCGGCGGCCTGATCCGGCAGGATGCACGGTGTGCAGAGATGCAAAGCAGTTTGGGATTGCTGCACACCGCGCGCCCCGCACCGGACATCCAGCCCTTATCCCCATTTCGTGCACAATGACTGCCATGGACAGCCCGGCCCCAATGTCGCCCAGGCGACATCATCGGCGCCGCTTTTGCGTTAGTCTTTTGCCAAACAAGACAAGATAGCTCACAGGAGACAAGCATGGATTTTGAACTGAACGAAGACCAGTTGGCCTTCCAGGCCAGCGCGCGCGATTTCGCCGCCGGCGAGATGGCGCCGCATGCGGCCCGCTGGGACGAGGAATCGCATTTCCCCGTCGACGTCATCGCCAAGGCCGGGGAACTCGGTTTCTGCGCGCTGTATACGCCGGAAGAAGTCGGCGGCATGGGACTCTCGCGTCTCGACGCCACCGTGGTGTTCGAGGAACTGGCGCATGCCTGTCCCTCGACGGCGGCATTCCTGACCATTCACAACATGGTGAGCTGGATGATCGCCTCGTGGGCCACGCCGGAAGTCAAGGCCGCCTGGTGCGGCGACCTCGCCGCGGGCAAGAAGATCGGCTCCTACTGCCTCACCGAACCCGGTTCCGGGTCCGACGCCGCTTCGCTGAAGACCACTGCCAAACTGGTCGATGGCCATTACATCATCAACGGTTCCAAGGCGTTCATCTCAGGCGCGGGCGCGACCGATGTGCTGGTGCTCATGGCGCGCACCGGCGGCGACGGCGCCAAGGGCGTCTCCGCCATCGTGGTGCCGGCCAATACGCCCGGCATCAGCTACGGCAAGAAGGAAGTCAAGATGGGCTGGAACAGCCAGCCGACGCGCACCATCAGTTTCGACAATGTCAAGGTGCCGGCCAATCATCTGCTCGGCGCCGAAGGCGAGGGCTTCAAGTTCGCCATGAAGGGACTCGACGGCGGCCGCATCAACATCGCCACCTGTTCGGTCGGCGCGGCGCAGGCGGCGCTCGATGCAGCGCACGCCTACATGAAGGAACGCAAGCAGTTCGGCCGTCCGCTCGCCGACTTCCAGGCGCTGCAATTCAAGCTGGCCGACATGCAGACCGAGCTGGTCGCTGCGCGCCAGATGGTGCGCCTGGCTGCCGTCAAGCTCGACTCCAAATCGCCCAACGCCACCACGTATTGCGCCATGGCCAAACGCTTCGCCACCGATCTCGGCTTCAAGATCTGCAATGAAGCACTGCAGATCCACGGCGGCTACGGCTACATCCGCGAATATCCGCTGGAACGCTATTTCCGCGACGTGCGCGTGCACCAGATCCTGGAAGGCACCAATGAAATCATGCGCGTGATCATCGCGCGCCATCTGCTCAACAACGAATCCAACGAGGACATCCGATGACCGGTTCCACCAGCTACGCCAACCTGCGCCTCGAAAAAGACGGCCACACCGCCATCGTCACGCTCGCCAACCCGCCCGCCAACACCTGGACGCGCGAAGGGCTGGTCGATCTCAAGCGCCTCGTGACGGATCTCAACGAAGACCGCGACATCTACAGCCTGGTGGTGACGGGCGAGGGTGAGAAGTTCTTTTCCGCCGGCGCCGACCTGAAACTGTTTGCCGACGGCGACAAGGCGTTGGCGCGTGAAATGGCGCGCCGTTTCGGCGAAGCGTTCGAGACGCTGAGCCAGTTCCGCGGCGTCTCGATTGCCGCCATCAACGGCTACGCGATGGGTGGCGGTCTCGAATGTGCGCTGGCCTGCGACATCCGCATCGCCGAGACGCAGGCGCAGATGGCCTTGCCGGAAGCGGCGGTGGGGCTATTGCCCTGCGCCGGCGGCACGCAGTTGCTGCCCCTGCTGGTCGGCGAAGGCTGGGCCAAGCGCATGATCCTGTGCGGCGAACGCGTCACCGCCGAGACGGCTCTGCGCATCGGCCTGGTGGAAGAAGTGGTGGAGAAGGGACAAGCCAGGCAGCGTGCGCTGGCGCTGGCGAAGCTGGTCGACAAGCAAAGCCCGTCCAGCGTGGCCGCCAGCAAGAAGCTGATCCAGGGCGCGCGTCACCAGCCGCCGATGGCCAACCTGCCGGTGGAGCGCGAACTGTTCCTCGATCTGTTCAGCACCGAAGACCAGAAAGAGGGCGTCAATGCCTTCCTGCAGAAGCGCAGCGCGGAATGGAAGAACGCCTGACGCGTGGAGTTGATGTTTTGCAAACAAGGGAAAAGCCGGAAGTGAGAACTTCCGGCTTTTTTGCATTTTTAAGGTTGCAGCGCAATATATGAGGCTTTTTGCATGGCATTATTACGATCGTTCCAAATTTCGTATTATTTCGTATTATTTCGTATTACATGCAGTAGCCACAACAATATGAAACAGCAAATCATCACACTCGGCGGCGGCGGTTTTTCGACGGAGAGCGATCCATCTCTCGACGAATACATCCTCAGGCAAGCCCGCACCGCACATCCTCGCATCGGCTTCGTGCCGACCGCCAGCGGCGATGCGCCGGCTTATCTCCTCAAATTCTATGCACGTTTCGCGGCGCTCGATTGCATGCCGACGCATTTGCCCTTCTTCGATCGCACACCGGACCTGCGCGAATGGGCGATGGCGCAGGATGTGATCTTCGTCGGCGGCGGCAACACCAAGAGCATGCTGGCTGTGTGGCGTGAATACGGTTTTCCGGCAATCCTCAAGGAAGCGCTGCAGAGCGGCACCGTGCTGGCCGGCGTGAGCGCCGGCGCGATGTGCTGGTTCGAGCACGGCGTCACCGACTCCAACGCCGGTGTGCTGGCGCCGCTCGACGGCCTCGGCTTCCTGCGGGGTACCTGTTGTCCGCATTATTCCCACGAACCGGAACGCCGGCCGGCGTTCGAGGCGTTCGTCCGCGACGAAAAACTGCCGGCCGGCGTGGCGGTCGACGATGGCGCAGCCTTGCATTTCATCGACGGCAAACCGGTGCGCGTGGTCGCGGGCAGGGCCGGGGCGGGGGCTTATCTGGTCAGCAAGCAGGGTTCGGTGATGTTGGCAGACAGTCAATCGTCGCAGTAGTCGCATTAGTTGCGTTAGTATCCGTCACCATAAACGGGGAACTGACCTCCCGTCCCGGCGATCTCCTTTCAGAACCATGAACAGGAGCCGCCTATGGAAATACCCTATCTCAACAATCTCCAGCCGGGACCGCTGCAGTCAGGACTGATCGTGGTGGTCGCCGCCGTGTTGGCGATCCTGCTGGCGATGATCGTGCATCGCATCGGCATCGTGCTGTTGCGGCGCCTGGTGCGCAACCGGCCCTTCACCACTAATGCCACGCATATCGCATTTCGCGCCAGCCAGGTGTGCGTGGTCCTGTTTGCCGTGCGCCTGGTGCTGACGGCGGCCCCCGACGACACGCCCGGATTGCGTTCGCTGTCCTACGTGTCAACCGTGGCGCTGATCGTGGCGCTCACCTGGTGCGTGATGAAATGCATCGAGTCGATCAGCACGACCATCACCCAACTCAATCCGTATGACGTCGCCGACAACCTCAAGGCGCGCCGCATCCTGACGCAGACGCGCGTGCTCACGCGCAGCGCGTATTTCATCGTCGGTTTGCTGGGGCTGGCCTTCGTGCTGCTGACCTTGCCGGGCGCGCGCCAGTTCGGCGCCAGCCTGCTGGCCTCGGCAGGCGTGGCCGGGCTGGTCGCCGGTATCGCGGCGCGGCCGGTGCTGGGCAACTTTATTGCCGGTTTGCAGATTGCGTTTTCGCAGCCGATCCGCATCGACGACGTGCTGATCGTCGACGGCCAATGGGGGCGTGTGGAAGAAATCACGGGCACCTTCGTGGTGGTGCGCATCTGGGATGAGCGGCGCATGATCGTGCCGCTGCAATGGTTCATCGAGAATCCCTTCGAGAACTGGACGCACACCTCGTCGACCATCCTCGGCACGGTGTTCCTGTGGCTGGATTTCAACGTGCCGGTGGCGGCGCTGAGGACCGAGTTCGAACGCCTCTGCAAGGCGGCGCCGCAATGGGACGGGCGCGTCTGCGGGCTGCAGGTGACCGACTCCAACGAGCGCGCGATGCAGATACGCATGCTGGTCAGCGCGCAGAATTCGGGCAGCGCCTTCGACCTGCGCTGCGCGATCCGGGAATCGATGATCGCCTTCATTGCCGAACACCATCCGGAAGCCTTGCCGCGTCTGCGGTCGTCGCTGGATCTGGTCGCGCCGGCGTCATCCACGCCGGCGGATGCCGAGGCGCAGGACAAGATAATCGATGGCGCGCCGATGCAGCGCTGAACAGGGCTGAACAGGGCTGAACCGGGCTGACCCTGCCGGAATCGCCTATACTTGCGCGATTCCAGAAATAGGCAGCAGCAACGTGACGCAACAACGAGCAGGTTTTCTCCTCACCAGGCACTGGCGCGACACGCCGGCCGGGACCGAAGTCGAGTTCTGGCTGGCGACCGATGACGGACCGCAACTGGTGCGCCTGCCGCCGCAGCATTCCGTCGCGTTCATCCCCGAGGAACAACGCCAACAGGCCGAGGCGCTGCTGCGCAACGAACGCGAAGTGGAACTGCGCGCGTTGCAGCTGAC is a window of Herbaspirillum hiltneri N3 DNA encoding:
- a CDS encoding mechanosensitive ion channel family protein, translating into MEIPYLNNLQPGPLQSGLIVVVAAVLAILLAMIVHRIGIVLLRRLVRNRPFTTNATHIAFRASQVCVVLFAVRLVLTAAPDDTPGLRSLSYVSTVALIVALTWCVMKCIESISTTITQLNPYDVADNLKARRILTQTRVLTRSAYFIVGLLGLAFVLLTLPGARQFGASLLASAGVAGLVAGIAARPVLGNFIAGLQIAFSQPIRIDDVLIVDGQWGRVEEITGTFVVVRIWDERRMIVPLQWFIENPFENWTHTSSTILGTVFLWLDFNVPVAALRTEFERLCKAAPQWDGRVCGLQVTDSNERAMQIRMLVSAQNSGSAFDLRCAIRESMIAFIAEHHPEALPRLRSSLDLVAPASSTPADAEAQDKIIDGAPMQR
- a CDS encoding enoyl-CoA hydratase — translated: MTGSTSYANLRLEKDGHTAIVTLANPPANTWTREGLVDLKRLVTDLNEDRDIYSLVVTGEGEKFFSAGADLKLFADGDKALAREMARRFGEAFETLSQFRGVSIAAINGYAMGGGLECALACDIRIAETQAQMALPEAAVGLLPCAGGTQLLPLLVGEGWAKRMILCGERVTAETALRIGLVEEVVEKGQARQRALALAKLVDKQSPSSVAASKKLIQGARHQPPMANLPVERELFLDLFSTEDQKEGVNAFLQKRSAEWKNA
- a CDS encoding acyl-CoA dehydrogenase family protein codes for the protein MDFELNEDQLAFQASARDFAAGEMAPHAARWDEESHFPVDVIAKAGELGFCALYTPEEVGGMGLSRLDATVVFEELAHACPSTAAFLTIHNMVSWMIASWATPEVKAAWCGDLAAGKKIGSYCLTEPGSGSDAASLKTTAKLVDGHYIINGSKAFISGAGATDVLVLMARTGGDGAKGVSAIVVPANTPGISYGKKEVKMGWNSQPTRTISFDNVKVPANHLLGAEGEGFKFAMKGLDGGRINIATCSVGAAQAALDAAHAYMKERKQFGRPLADFQALQFKLADMQTELVAARQMVRLAAVKLDSKSPNATTYCAMAKRFATDLGFKICNEALQIHGGYGYIREYPLERYFRDVRVHQILEGTNEIMRVIIARHLLNNESNEDIR
- a CDS encoding Type 1 glutamine amidotransferase-like domain-containing protein: MKQQIITLGGGGFSTESDPSLDEYILRQARTAHPRIGFVPTASGDAPAYLLKFYARFAALDCMPTHLPFFDRTPDLREWAMAQDVIFVGGGNTKSMLAVWREYGFPAILKEALQSGTVLAGVSAGAMCWFEHGVTDSNAGVLAPLDGLGFLRGTCCPHYSHEPERRPAFEAFVRDEKLPAGVAVDDGAALHFIDGKPVRVVAGRAGAGAYLVSKQGSVMLADSQSSQ